The following coding sequences lie in one Glycine max cultivar Williams 82 chromosome 19, Glycine_max_v4.0, whole genome shotgun sequence genomic window:
- the LOC102665502 gene encoding UPF0496 protein At3g19330: MLECVSFKSSTPTTNSSPLPPPSHSHSEGNSAEEFEEDTSATSPNVSGEFHRALEAHSYNEIRSMVQAPPQVHHIDDEDSHHRHVLSQVLQPDSHSVHEALAKAKPKSNLTRLVSTYFYHSETASDFCLRLSRSVHRARHLYAPLSDLLAVLPASAPPLSQPQCDRAYELFLQFDREENPFALSRLHRLRDDFSDLKRDIQRDLRKCHSRIRLFRHSAAGCALCFVAVAAGTVVVASIVFVHAVVGFSALSAAPFCVTRQKRRELARLKQLEAVENGTLVVNDINTIDSLVDRLQTAVEGDKAFVRFALDRGRERHPIQEVLNQLRKNQPVLEHLLGDLEQHIYFCFYSVNMARYALLKAICSHQTP, translated from the exons ATGCTGGAATGCGTTTCTTTCAAATCGTCGACTCCTACCACCAACTCTTCTCCACTTCCTCCCCCTTCCCACTCTCATTCCGAag GGAACTCGGCGGAGGAATTCGAAGAAGACACTTCTGCCACAAGCCCAAACGTCTCGGGCGAGTTCCACCGCGCTTTGGAGGCCCACTCCTACAACGAGATCCGGTCCATGGTCCAGGCCCCACCGCAGGTCCACCACATCGACGACGAGGACTCGCACCACCGCCACGTCCTCTCCCAGGTCCTCCAACCCGACTCTCACAGCGTCCACGAAGCCCTCGCGAAAGCAAAACCTAAGAGCAACCTCACGCGCCTCGTCTCCACCTACTTCTACCACAGCGAAACCGCCTCCGACTTCTGCCTCCGCCTCAGCCGCAGCGTCCACCGCGCCCGCCACCTCTACGCGCCGCTCTCTGACCTCCTCGCCGTCCTCCCCGCCTCCGCACCGCCGCTCTCCCAACCGCAATGCGACCGCGCCTACGAGCTCTTCCTCCAATTTGACCGCGAAGAGAATCCTTTCGCGCTCTCCCGCCTCCACCGCCTCCGCGACGACTTCTCCGACCTCAAGCGCGACATCCAGCGCGACCTCCGTAAGTGCCACTCGCGAATCCGCCTCTTCCGCCACAGCGCCGCGGGCTGCGCCCTCTGCTTCGTTGCCGTCGCTGCCGGCACCGTTGTCGTTGCCTCCATCGTCTTCGTACATGCTGTAGTAGGGTTCAGCGCCCTCTCCGCGGCGCCGTTTTGTGTTACGCGGCAGAAGAGGAGGGAGCTTGCGAGGCTGAAGCAGCTTGAGGCTGTGGAGAATGGGACTCTTGTGGTGAATGACATTAACACCATTGATAGCCTCGTTGATCGGCTTCAAACCGCAGTAGAAGGGGATAAGGCTTTTGTTAGGTTTGCATTGGATAGGGGAAGGGAGAGACATCCCATTCAGGAAGTGCTTAACCAGCTTAGAAAGAACCAACCTGTTTTGGAGCATTTGCTTGGGGATCTTGAGCAACATATATACTTCTGCTTTTATAGTGTTAACATGGCCAGATATGCACTCCTCAAAGCGATATGCAGTCATCAAACTCCCTAG